The DNA window CGGTCGTCTCCGCGCGGCGTGCGCCGCGCCGTCAGTGCGCACAGTAGCCGAGCGGTGGCCCGCTGATCACCACCCCGACGGCGCTGCCACGCGGCCCGCAGGTCAGGATGGCCGCATGACGCGCACCCTGATCCTCGGCGGCGCCCGGTCCGGCAAGTCCACCCGGGCCGAGCAGCTGCTGGCCGACCACGCCGATGTGCTGTACGTGGCCACCGGCGGCACCCGGGAGGGCGACGCCGGGTGGGCGCAGCGGGTGGCGCTGCACCGCGAGCGGCGCCCGGCCTCCTGGCGTACCGCCGAGACCTGCGACCTGGAACCGCTGCTCCGCGACCCCGCCGACCCGGCCCCGCTGCTGGTGGACTGCCTGGCGCTCTGGCTCACCGGGGTGATGGACGACTGCGGCGCCTGGGACGACGCGGTCTGGTCCGGCGGCGGCGAGCGGGCGGTGCAGGCGCGGGCCGCGTCACTGGCGGCGGCCTGGCGGGAGACCCGGCGCACCGTGGTCGCGGTGAGCAACGAGGTGGGCATGGGCGTGGTGCCGGCCACCGCTGCGGGCCGCCGGTTCCGGGACGAGCTGGGGCGGCTCAACATGGCCCTGGCGGAGGCCTCGGAGCGGGTGCTGCTGGTGGTGGCCGGGCAGGTGTTGCCGATCCGGCAGGGCTGACCGGTAGCCTTCGTGCCGATGGACAGCACTGTGGATCTGGATGCGTTCTCCTCCCTGGTGGAGCGGCCCGACGAGACCGCCCGGCGGGCCGCCGAGGAGCGGTGGGCCGCGCTCGACCTGCCGCGCGGCGGACTGGGTCAGCTCCAGGAGCTGGGCGGTTGGCTGGCGGGCGTTCAGGGGCAGTGGCCGCTGCGGTCGGTGGAGCAGCCCCGGGTGCTGCTCTTCGCGGGCGACCACGGGATCGCCTCGCTGGGCGTCTCGGCACTGCCGGCCGGGGGCACCGCAGCCCGGGTGCGGACCGTGCTGGACGGCGCGGCGCCGGTGAATGTGCTGGCCCGGCGGTTCGGGGCCCGGGTCCGGGTCGTGGACATGGCGGTGGACGCCGAGGAGGACGCCTTCCCGGCCGAGGTCGTACGGCACCGCGTGCGGCGCGGCTCCGGCCGGATCGACATCGAGGACGCGCTCACCCAGGACGAGGCCGAGCGGGCCTTCCTGGCCGGGGTCGCGGTCGCCGACGAGGAGGCCGACTCCGGCACCGACCTGGTGGTCCTGGGCGACCTCGGCGCGGGCTCCACCACGGTCGCCGCCGTGCTGGTCGGCGCGCTCTGCGGGACCGACGCGGCGGCGGTGACCGGGCGCGGCTCGGGCATCGACGACCGGGTGTGGATGGTCAAGTGCGCCGCGATCCGGGACTCGCTGCGGCGGGCCCGGCCGGTGCTCGGCGACCAGCTCGCGCTGCTGGCCGCGACCGGCGGCGCGGACTTCGCCGCGATCACCGGGTTCCTGCTGCAGAGCGCGGTACGGCGTACCCCGGTGCTGCTGGACGGCGTGGTGTCGGCGGCCTGCGCCCTGGTGGCGCAGCGGATCGCCTTCCGGGCGCCCGAGTGGTGGCGGGCCGGGCAGGCGACCGGGGAACCGGCGCTGATCAAGGCATACGACCGGCTCACCCTGGACCCGCTCCAGGACCAGCGGATCACCATGGGCGAGGGCGTCGGCGCCCTGATGGCCCTGCCCCTGCTCCAGGCAGCCGCCGCGACGCTCGCCGAACTCCCCCCGGCCGAGGCCGAGCCCACCACGTGAGGCCCGGTCTGCCGCCGCTGCACGGGCTGCGGTTCGCCTTCGGCACGCTCTCGGTCCTGCGGGTCCGGGTGGACCGCTGGGACCGGCCGACCGCCGGGGCCGCGATGCTCTGGGCGCCCCTGGTGGGCCTGGTCCTGGGCGCCACCGCCGCCGCCTGCGGAGCTGCGGTCTCCCTGCTCGGCGGCGGCCCGCTGACGGCGGCGGTGGCGGCGGTCGCCGTACCGGCCTGGCTGACCCGAGGGCTGCACCTGGACGGGCTGGCCGATGTCGCCGACGGGCTGGGCAGCGGCAAACCGGCCGAGGACGCGCTGCGCATCATGAAGCAGTCGGACATCGGCCCGTTCGGGGTGGTGACGCTGGTACTGGTGCTGCTCGGTCAGGTCGCGGCGCTGGCCCAGGCATACGGCACAGGCGCCTGGCGGGGCGCGCTCGCGGTGGTGACGGCAGCGGTGGCGGCACGCTGCGCCCTCGCCTGGGGCTGCCGCCGCCCGGTCCCGCCCGCCCGCCCCAGCGGCCTGGGCGCCGCCGTCGCCGGCACGGTGAACACCCCCGCCGCCGCAGCGGTGACGACCGGTTGGGCACTGCTGCTGCTAGGGGCGGCGGCGTTCACGCACGGCCCGGCGGCGGCCCGCTACCCGGTGGCGCTGCTGCTCGGCGTGGGCTGCGGCCTGCTCCTGCTGCGGCGCTGCGTACGGCGCTTCGGCGGCATCACCGGCGACGTCCTGGGCGCCCTCGCAGAGACAACGGCCACCGCCACCCTGCTCGCCCTCACCCTGCTGCCCCCAACCGCCTGACCAAGCCCAAGGGCTGCTGGAACGGTGACCCCCGGTGGAACGGGAAGGCCGAGCGAGCACGGGATACCCGCCGAGATCCCGCCAGGAACGGGTGCCCCCCGGCGCACTGGCCCGGGCGAGCGAGCACGGGATACCCGCCGAGATCCCGACGGGAACGGGTGCCCCCCGGTTGCACTGGGAAGGGCGAGCGAGCACGGGATACCCGCCAAGGTCCCGACGAGAACGGGTGACCCCCGGTTGCACTGGGAAGGGCGAGCGAGCACGGGATACCCGCCAAGGTCCCGAGCGGGAACGGGTGACCCCCGGTTGTACTGGGAAGGGCGAGCGAGCCAAAGGGCGCCGACGATGCCGAAAGCGAGGAGCGACAAGCGAGCGACGAAGGAGCGAGTGCCGGAGCGACGAGTGTCGGCATCGGCAACAGGGCGCCCGGCGGCGAGCGAGCCACAAAAAACCTGGCGTTCAGCCGCCGGTGGCGAGTACCCGCCGCTGTGGTTGGGGAATGGGTGCCGCCCGGAGCCGCAGCCGTCCAGTATGCGGACTACCATGCGTGAGGCACGGACAGCCCGGGAACCCCTTGCGCAGCCCTCACATCACAGGGCCTGATGTCGGAGGGCGGGGTCCGCCGACGGCCGGGGCGGCCCGTCTGAACCGATCCGGCTTTGGACCGCACAAGAACAGGACGCAAATACGTGACTGCATTGTCTGTGAGCACCTCCTCCGCAGCGTCGCTGCGCGTGGACGCCATCGTCGTCGGCGTGGCCAAGAGCGACAAGGGACTGGTGCCGGCGCCCGGCGCCGAGACCGTGGCCGAGGCATTCGGCGGCCGGCTGGCCGACGTCCTCGACACCCTCGGGGCCACCGGCGCCGAGGGCGAGGCGGTCAAGCTCCCCGCCCCGGACGGGCTCAAGGCCGACCTGGTGCTCGCGGTCGGGCTCGGCGACGCGGCCGAGGACGGCCGGTACGGCGCCGAGGCGCTGCGCCGCGCCGCCGGTGTCGCCGCCCGTACGCTGGCCGGTGCCAAGAAGGCCGCGCTGGCGCTGCCCACCGCCACCCCGGCGGAGATCGAGGCTGCGGCGCTGGGCGGGCTGCTGGGTGCGTACGCCTTCACCACGTACCGCAGTGAGAACGGCAAGGCGCCGCTGGGCGAGCTCATCGTGGTGGCCGCCCGCAAGGGCCAGAAGGACGCCAAGGCCGCCGCCGAGCGCGCCACCGTGCTCGCCGAGGAGATCAACCGCACCCGCGACCTGATCAACATGCCGCCGAACGACCTGCACCCCAAGGCGTTCGCCGCCGTCGCGCAGGCCGCGGGCAAGGAGCACGGCCTCAAGGTCGAGGTGCTGGACGAGAAGGCGCTGGCCAAGGGGTCGTTCGGCGGCATCCTGGGCGTCGGCCAGGGCTCGGCCAACCCGCCCCGGCTGGTGAAGGTCGCGTACACGCACCCCAAGGCCAAGGCCACGCTGGCCTTCGTCGGCAAGGGCATCACCTATGACTCGGGCGGCATCTCGCTGAAGCCGGCCGGCCACAACGAGACCATGAAGTGCGACATGTCCGGTGCCGCCGCGGTGCTCGCCGCCGTGGTCGCCGCCTCCCGGCTCGGCCTGGCGGTCAATGTCACCGGTTGGCTGGCGCTAGCCGAGAACATGCCGTCCGGTTCCGCCACCCGCCCCGGCGATGTGCTGCGGATGTACGGCGGCAAGACGGTGGAGGTCCTCAACACCGACGCCGAGGGCCGCCTGGTGCTGGCCGACGCGATCGTCCGCGCGGGCGAGGAGAAGCCGGACGCCATCGTGGACGTGGCCACCCTCACCGGCGCCATGATGGTGGCGCTGGGCAGCCGCACCTTCGGCATCATGGCCAACGAGGACGGCTTCCGGGACCGGGTCCACGACGCGGCCGGCCGGGCCGGTGAGCAGGCGTGGCCGATGCCGCTCCCCGCCGAGCTGCGCAAGGGCATGGACTCGCCGGTCGCCGACATCGCCAACATGGGCGAGCGGATGGGCGGCGGCCTGGTGGCCGGCCTCTTCCTCAAGGAGTTCGTGGCCGAGGGCATCAGCTGGGCGCACCTGGACATCGCCGGTCCGGCCTTCCACGAGGGCCAGCCGTTCGGCTACACCCCCAAGGGCGGCACCGGCTCGGCCGTGCGCACCCTGGTGCAGCTGGTGGAGGACGCGGCGGCCGGCGAGCTGCTGTAGCGCGGCGTCCCTCGATCGAGGGAGACCACTCGCGGTGTGAGCGGGGCCCGGAAGGAACTCCTTCCGGGCCCCGACTGCTTTCAGCGCCGCCTCATCCGACCCGGCGCACCGCTGTGACCTGCGGGGATGTCCACGTACCGGGGGTGGATCGAGCCCGCTGCACCCCGGTGGAGGCCCCTGCGGGGCGACCCGGGACATCGACACCCGCGAACAAGTGCGAAGATGTATTTCCGGCACGACTGGGCTCCCCACAAGGGAGCACACCCGGTCCGGGAGCGGCCGGGCATAAGCACCCATGCATGGAGGACGTGACGTGGCGAACGACGCCAGCACCGTTTTCGACGTAGTGATTCTCGGAGGCGGAAGCGGCGGTTACGCCGCGGCGCTGCGCGCGGCCCAGTTGGGGCTTCAGGTCGCGCTGATCGAGAAGGGCGAGTTGGGCGGCACCTGCCTGCACCGGGGATGCATCCCCACCAAGGCACTGCTGCACGCCGCCGAGATCGCCGATGAGACCCGTGAGGCCGCTCAGTTCGGCGTGAAGGCCACCTTCGAGGGCATCGACCTTCCGGGTGTGCACAAGTACAAGGACGATGTGATCGCGGGCCTCTACAAGGGCCTCCAGGGCCTGGTGGCCTCCCGCAAGATCACCTATGTGACGGGCGAGGGCCGGCTCTCCTCCCCCACCTCGGTGGATGTCAACGGGCAGCGCTACCAGGGCCGCCATGTCGTGCTGGCGACCGGCTCCGTGCCGAAGTCGCTGCCCGGGCTGGTCATCGACGGCAACCGGGTGATCTCCTCCGACCACGCGCTCAAGCTCGACTACCTCCCGAAGTCCGCGGTGATCCTCGGCGGCGGTGTGATCGGCGTCGAGTTCGCCTCGGTCTGGAAGTCCTTCGGCGTGGACGTGACCATCGTCGAGGCGCTGCCGCACCTGGTGCCGCTGGAGGACGAGGGCAGCTCCAAGCTGCTGGAGCGCGCCTTCCGCAAGCGCGGCATCAAGTTCGAGCTGAAGGCCCGCTTCTCCGGCGTGGAGTACACCGAGTCCGGGGTGCGCGTCTCGACCGAGAACGGCAAGCAGATCGACGCCGATGTGCTGCTGGTCGCCATCGGCCGTGGCCCGGTCTCGCAGGGTCTCGGCTACGAGGAGGCCGGGATCGCGATGGACCGCGGCTATGTCCTGGTCGACGAGTACATGCGCACCAATGTCGAGACCGTCTCCGCCGTGGGCGACCTGGTGCCGACCCTTCAGCTGGCGCACGTCGGCTTCGCCGAGGGCATCCTGGTCGCCGAGCGGCTGGCCGGGCTCCAGGTCGTGCCGATCGACTACGACGGCGTGCCCCGGGTGACGTACTGCAACCCCGAGGTCGCCTCCGTCGGCATCAGCGAGGCCAAGGCCAAGGAGATCTACGGCGCCGAGAAGGTCAAGGTCGCCAAGTTCAACCTGGCCGGCAACGGCAAGAGCAAGATCCTCAAGACCGCCGGCGAGATCAAGCTCGTCCAGGTCGAGGACGGCGCCGTCGTCGGCGTCCACATGGTCGGCGCCCGCATGGGCGAGCAGGTGGGCGAGGCTCAGTTGATCTACAACTGGGAGGCGCTGCCCGCCGAGGTCGCGCAGCTCATCCACGCCCACCCGACGCAGTCCGAGGCCCTCGGCGAGGCTCATCTGGCGCTGGCCGGCAAGCCGCTCCACAACCACGACTGAGCCCAGGACACGCCCACCACTTCCGCACCGCACGACTGAAGGAGTTTCTGAAACCATGGCGGTCTCAGTAACGCTGCCCGCGCTCGGCGAGAGCGTGTCCGAGGGCACTGTCACCCGCTGGCTGAAGGCCGAGGGCGACCGGGTGGAGGCCGACGAGCCGCTGCTCGAAGTCTCCACCGACAAGGTCGACACCGAGATCCCGGCGCCGGCGTCCGGCATCCTCGCCTCCATCAAGGTCGCCGAGGACGAGACGGTGGAGGTCGGCGCCGAGCTGGCCGTCATCGACGACGGCTCCGGCGCCCCGGTCGCCGCCCCGGCCCCGGCGGCTGCCGCTGCCGCTCCGGCTGCTGCGGCCCCTGCCCCGGCTGCCCCGGCTCCGGCTGCTGCGGCTCCGGTCCAGGAGGCCCCCGCTGCCGCCCCCGCGGCTCCGGCCGCTCCGGCCGCCCCCGCGCCGTCGGGTGAGGCCCAGGGCACCCCGGTGCTGCTGCCCGCGCTCGGCGAGTCGGTCACCGAGGGCACCGTCACCCGCTGGCTCAAGGCCGAGGGCGACACCGTGGAGGCCGACGAGCCGCTGCTGGAGGTCTCCACCGACAAGGTCGACACCGAGATCCCGGCGCCCACCGGCGGTGTGCTGCTGAAGATCCTGATCGGTGAGGACGAGACCGCCGAGGTCGGCGCCCAGCTCGCCGTCATCGGCGCTCCGGGTGCCGCTCCGGCCGCTGCCCCGGCCCCGGCCGCTCCGGCTCCGGCCCCGGCGGCTCCCGCCCCGGCCGCTCCGGCTGCTCCGGCTCCGGCTCCGGCGGCTCCGGCCCCCGCGCCGGTCCAGGCTGCCCCGGCCCCCGCCCCGGCGGCTCCCGCTGCCCCGGCTGCCCCGGCCCCGGCTGCTGCCGTTCCGGCTCAGGCTCCGGCTGCTCCGGCCCCGGCCGCTGCCGCTCCCGCCCCGGCTGCCCCGGCTCCGGTCGCCCCCGCCGCCCCGGCGGCTCCCGTCCCGGCTCCGGCCATCGGCGAGGGCGCATATGTCACCCCGCTGGTCCGCAAGCTCGCGGCCGAGCAGGGCGTCACCCTGACCGACGTCAAGGGCAGCGGCGTCGGCGGTCGCATCCGCAAGCAGGACGTCATCGCCGCCGCCGAGGCCGCCCGCGCCGCAGCGGTCCCGGCCCCGGTCGCCCCGGCCGCCGCCAAGCGGCCCGCGCCGGTCGTCCCGTCGCCGCTGCGCGGTCAGACCCTGCCGATGACCCGGGTGCGCAAGGCCATCGCCAAGCACATGGTCCAGTCGCTCCAGGTCTCGGCGCAGCTGACCACCGTGGTCGAGGTGGACGTCACCCGCATCATGCGGCTGCGGGCGCAGGCGAAGAACACCTTCCAGCAGCGCGAG is part of the Peterkaempfera bronchialis genome and encodes:
- a CDS encoding nicotinate-nucleotide--dimethylbenzimidazole phosphoribosyltransferase; its protein translation is MDSTVDLDAFSSLVERPDETARRAAEERWAALDLPRGGLGQLQELGGWLAGVQGQWPLRSVEQPRVLLFAGDHGIASLGVSALPAGGTAARVRTVLDGAAPVNVLARRFGARVRVVDMAVDAEEDAFPAEVVRHRVRRGSGRIDIEDALTQDEAERAFLAGVAVADEEADSGTDLVVLGDLGAGSTTVAAVLVGALCGTDAAAVTGRGSGIDDRVWMVKCAAIRDSLRRARPVLGDQLALLAATGGADFAAITGFLLQSAVRRTPVLLDGVVSAACALVAQRIAFRAPEWWRAGQATGEPALIKAYDRLTLDPLQDQRITMGEGVGALMALPLLQAAAATLAELPPAEAEPTT
- a CDS encoding adenosylcobinamide-GDP ribazoletransferase, yielding MRPGLPPLHGLRFAFGTLSVLRVRVDRWDRPTAGAAMLWAPLVGLVLGATAAACGAAVSLLGGGPLTAAVAAVAVPAWLTRGLHLDGLADVADGLGSGKPAEDALRIMKQSDIGPFGVVTLVLVLLGQVAALAQAYGTGAWRGALAVVTAAVAARCALAWGCRRPVPPARPSGLGAAVAGTVNTPAAAAVTTGWALLLLGAAAFTHGPAAARYPVALLLGVGCGLLLLRRCVRRFGGITGDVLGALAETTATATLLALTLLPPTA
- a CDS encoding leucyl aminopeptidase; the protein is MTALSVSTSSAASLRVDAIVVGVAKSDKGLVPAPGAETVAEAFGGRLADVLDTLGATGAEGEAVKLPAPDGLKADLVLAVGLGDAAEDGRYGAEALRRAAGVAARTLAGAKKAALALPTATPAEIEAAALGGLLGAYAFTTYRSENGKAPLGELIVVAARKGQKDAKAAAERATVLAEEINRTRDLINMPPNDLHPKAFAAVAQAAGKEHGLKVEVLDEKALAKGSFGGILGVGQGSANPPRLVKVAYTHPKAKATLAFVGKGITYDSGGISLKPAGHNETMKCDMSGAAAVLAAVVAASRLGLAVNVTGWLALAENMPSGSATRPGDVLRMYGGKTVEVLNTDAEGRLVLADAIVRAGEEKPDAIVDVATLTGAMMVALGSRTFGIMANEDGFRDRVHDAAGRAGEQAWPMPLPAELRKGMDSPVADIANMGERMGGGLVAGLFLKEFVAEGISWAHLDIAGPAFHEGQPFGYTPKGGTGSAVRTLVQLVEDAAAGELL
- the lpdA gene encoding dihydrolipoyl dehydrogenase gives rise to the protein MANDASTVFDVVILGGGSGGYAAALRAAQLGLQVALIEKGELGGTCLHRGCIPTKALLHAAEIADETREAAQFGVKATFEGIDLPGVHKYKDDVIAGLYKGLQGLVASRKITYVTGEGRLSSPTSVDVNGQRYQGRHVVLATGSVPKSLPGLVIDGNRVISSDHALKLDYLPKSAVILGGGVIGVEFASVWKSFGVDVTIVEALPHLVPLEDEGSSKLLERAFRKRGIKFELKARFSGVEYTESGVRVSTENGKQIDADVLLVAIGRGPVSQGLGYEEAGIAMDRGYVLVDEYMRTNVETVSAVGDLVPTLQLAHVGFAEGILVAERLAGLQVVPIDYDGVPRVTYCNPEVASVGISEAKAKEIYGAEKVKVAKFNLAGNGKSKILKTAGEIKLVQVEDGAVVGVHMVGARMGEQVGEAQLIYNWEALPAEVAQLIHAHPTQSEALGEAHLALAGKPLHNHD
- the sucB gene encoding 2-oxoglutarate dehydrogenase, E2 component, dihydrolipoamide succinyltransferase is translated as MAVSVTLPALGESVSEGTVTRWLKAEGDRVEADEPLLEVSTDKVDTEIPAPASGILASIKVAEDETVEVGAELAVIDDGSGAPVAAPAPAAAAAAPAAAAPAPAAPAPAAAAPVQEAPAAAPAAPAAPAAPAPSGEAQGTPVLLPALGESVTEGTVTRWLKAEGDTVEADEPLLEVSTDKVDTEIPAPTGGVLLKILIGEDETAEVGAQLAVIGAPGAAPAAAPAPAAPAPAPAAPAPAAPAAPAPAPAAPAPAPVQAAPAPAPAAPAAPAAPAPAAAVPAQAPAAPAPAAAAPAPAAPAPVAPAAPAAPVPAPAIGEGAYVTPLVRKLAAEQGVTLTDVKGSGVGGRIRKQDVIAAAEAARAAAVPAPVAPAAAKRPAPVVPSPLRGQTLPMTRVRKAIAKHMVQSLQVSAQLTTVVEVDVTRIMRLRAQAKNTFQQREGVKLSPLPFFVKAAVEALKVHPVLNARVNDDDTITYHDVENIGIAVDTEKGLFVPVIHDAGDLNIAGIAKKTADLAARTRDGGLKPDELAGGTFTVTNTGSRGALFDTPILNQPQVGMLGIGATVRRPVVVESAELGTTIAVRDMVYLALSYDHRIVDGADAARFLSTVKARLEEGAFEGDLGL